In the Flavobacterium sp. J372 genome, one interval contains:
- a CDS encoding LptF/LptG family permease, producing MKIIDWYILKRYLATFFVMLLMFIPIGIVIDISEKINKILAKKVPFIEVMKYYGDFTIYFANLLFPIFLFLSVIWFTSKLANNTEIIAILSSGISFTRFLRPYIIGATIVSLIALIMGVFLVPAASKGFNDFRYTYLKNNPETRQTTHVYKQISDNEFIYVSSFNYQTKSGYDFTLEKFDGNRLEYKIKANTIKWRERDSTYVLKGYSKRTVGQMEDKLVSLPSKRMKFNFMPDDLTPTIYAAETMSLGELNEFIDKERERGSSNINAYLVVLYKKYSIPISAFILTIIAVAVSAMKRRGGMGMNLAMGIGLAFTFVFFDKVFGTMAEKSSIPPIVAVWFPNVSFGILAIYLLRNARR from the coding sequence ATGAAGATAATAGACTGGTACATTTTAAAGCGTTACCTGGCAACATTTTTTGTGATGCTGCTGATGTTTATACCTATTGGTATCGTGATTGACATTTCAGAGAAGATCAACAAGATACTGGCTAAGAAAGTACCTTTTATAGAAGTGATGAAGTATTACGGCGACTTCACAATCTATTTCGCCAACCTGCTGTTTCCTATATTCCTGTTCCTGTCTGTAATATGGTTTACCTCAAAGCTTGCTAACAATACAGAGATTATTGCCATACTAAGTTCGGGTATTTCATTCACCAGGTTTTTAAGGCCATATATCATAGGTGCAACAATTGTGTCGCTGATAGCATTGATAATGGGTGTCTTCCTTGTGCCGGCAGCCAGTAAAGGATTTAACGATTTCAGGTATACTTATCTTAAAAACAATCCTGAAACCCGGCAGACCACCCATGTTTATAAACAGATAAGTGATAATGAGTTTATTTATGTCAGCAGCTTTAATTACCAGACAAAATCAGGGTATGATTTTACCCTTGAAAAATTTGACGGTAACAGGCTTGAATATAAGATTAAAGCTAATACAATCAAGTGGCGTGAACGCGACAGTACTTACGTACTAAAAGGATATAGCAAACGCACCGTTGGCCAAATGGAAGACAAGCTTGTCTCCCTGCCATCTAAAAGGATGAAGTTTAACTTCATGCCTGATGACCTTACACCTACCATATATGCTGCCGAAACTATGAGCCTCGGTGAGCTGAATGAATTTATTGATAAGGAACGCGAGCGTGGATCATCAAACATCAATGCCTATCTGGTGGTATTGTATAAAAAATATAGTATACCTATATCTGCATTCATACTTACCATTATTGCTGTGGCTGTATCGGCCATGAAACGCCGGGGCGGCATGGGTATGAATCTTGCTATGGGCATAGGCCTTGCCTTTACTTTTGTTTTCTTCGATAAAGTTTTTGGAACCATGGCCGAAAAATCGAGTATTCCGCCTATTGTGGCTGTATGGTTCCCTAATGTATCATTTGGCATACTTGCCATTTATTTGTTGCGCAATGCAAGGCGATAA
- a CDS encoding transketolase produces the protein MKPNTQQLNDLTIQVRRDILRMVHAVNSGHPGGSLGCTEFLVALYQVLMDRKEGWDMDGINEDIFFLSNGHISPVFYSVLARSGYFPVSELATFRLINSRLQGHPTTHEGLPGVRIASGSLGQGMSVAIGAAQAKKLNNDSHLVYSLHGDGELQEGQNWEAIMYASAYKVDNLIATIDVNGKQIDGPTDEVLNMGSLRAKFEAFDWDVLEIAQGNNIEAIIEGMTQAKARTGKGKPVCVLLHTEMGNGVDYMMNTHAWHGKAPNDEQLALAFTQNVITLGDY, from the coding sequence ATGAAGCCTAACACACAACAACTTAACGATTTAACAATTCAGGTAAGGCGCGATATCCTGCGTATGGTACATGCCGTAAATTCGGGCCACCCGGGCGGCTCACTTGGCTGTACCGAATTTTTAGTAGCGCTGTACCAGGTGCTTATGGACCGTAAGGAAGGCTGGGATATGGACGGTATCAATGAAGATATCTTCTTCCTTTCTAATGGGCACATATCGCCGGTATTCTACAGCGTACTTGCCCGCAGCGGGTATTTCCCCGTAAGCGAGCTTGCCACTTTCCGTCTTATCAATTCAAGGCTTCAGGGCCACCCAACAACACATGAGGGACTTCCGGGCGTACGTATCGCTTCGGGTTCGCTGGGGCAGGGTATGAGCGTTGCCATTGGCGCTGCTCAGGCTAAAAAGCTTAACAATGACTCTCATCTGGTCTATTCACTTCACGGTGACGGCGAGCTACAAGAGGGCCAGAATTGGGAAGCTATCATGTATGCTTCAGCCTATAAAGTTGATAACCTTATTGCGACTATTGACGTAAACGGCAAACAAATAGACGGCCCTACTGATGAGGTACTCAACATGGGCAGCCTTCGTGCTAAATTTGAAGCTTTTGACTGGGATGTGCTTGAGATTGCTCAGGGTAACAACATAGAAGCGATAATTGAAGGAATGACCCAAGCCAAAGCCCGTACAGGCAAAGGCAAACCGGTTTGCGTACTGCTGCATACCGAAATGGGCAACGGTGTTGACTATATGATGAACACCCACGCATGGCACGGAAAAGCGCCTAACGATGAGCAGCTGGCGCTGGCCTTTACGCAAAATGTTATAACACTGGGAGACTACTAA
- a CDS encoding transketolase family protein, producing MNTGNKDTRSGFGAGLTELGQKNENVVALCADLIGSLKMDDFKKNHPERFFQVGIAEANMIGMAAGLTIGGKIPFTGTFANFSTGRVYDQIRQSVAYSDKNVKICASHAGLTLGEDGATHQILEDIGLMKMLPGMTVINTCDYNQTKAATIAIAEHHGPVYLRFGRPSVPNFTPENGEFIIGKADILSEGTDVTIIATGHLVWEALVAAEALEAKGIVAEVINIHTIKPLDEGAILKSIKKTGCVVTAEEHNILGGLGESVARVLSLNHPAPQEFVAVRDSFGESGTPAQLMDKYKLNNQAIVEAAEKVMKRK from the coding sequence ATAAATACAGGAAATAAAGATACACGCTCCGGTTTTGGGGCAGGCCTTACCGAACTTGGCCAAAAGAATGAAAATGTTGTGGCATTGTGCGCCGACCTTATCGGCTCCCTTAAAATGGACGACTTCAAGAAAAACCACCCTGAGCGTTTCTTCCAGGTAGGTATTGCCGAGGCAAACATGATCGGCATGGCTGCGGGCCTTACTATCGGAGGAAAGATTCCGTTTACAGGAACATTTGCCAACTTTTCTACCGGAAGGGTTTATGACCAGATTCGCCAGAGTGTTGCTTATTCAGACAAAAACGTAAAAATATGTGCATCACACGCCGGGCTTACCCTGGGTGAAGATGGTGCGACGCACCAGATACTTGAAGATATCGGACTGATGAAAATGCTTCCGGGTATGACGGTTATAAACACTTGCGATTATAACCAGACCAAGGCTGCAACTATTGCCATAGCTGAGCACCATGGTCCGGTGTACCTGCGTTTCGGGCGCCCGTCTGTGCCGAATTTTACGCCTGAAAATGGTGAGTTCATAATTGGCAAGGCTGATATTTTGAGCGAAGGCACTGACGTTACCATAATTGCTACAGGCCACCTGGTTTGGGAAGCGCTTGTTGCTGCTGAAGCGCTTGAGGCTAAAGGCATCGTTGCTGAAGTGATCAACATTCATACAATCAAGCCGCTTGATGAGGGAGCTATCCTTAAATCAATAAAGAAAACGGGCTGTGTCGTTACTGCTGAAGAACACAACATTTTGGGCGGACTTGGAGAAAGCGTTGCCCGTGTGCTGTCATTAAACCACCCTGCACCACAAGAGTTTGTGGCTGTACGCGATAGCTTTGGTGAAAGTGGAACGCCTGCACAGCTTATGGATAAGTACAAGTTGAACAACCAGGCAATTGTTGAAGCTGCTGAAAAGGTGATGAAGAGGAAGTAA
- a CDS encoding DUF1573 domain-containing protein — translation MKNNILVSLSLIIFLICSCSKKEKGTARVKPVKDFVFDTISINDTMTHVFDVKNISDEDLIISKVGTSCGCTAAVISDSVVRPNNSAQVRVEFIARKEKTGDIKNSIVLRTNTEPPFTVFYIKGFVKE, via the coding sequence ATGAAAAATAATATTTTAGTAAGCCTTTCACTGATTATATTTTTAATTTGCTCTTGTTCAAAAAAAGAAAAAGGTACCGCCAGAGTAAAACCCGTGAAAGACTTTGTATTTGACACTATCTCTATAAACGATACAATGACCCATGTTTTTGATGTAAAAAATATATCTGATGAAGACTTAATAATTTCTAAAGTAGGAACAAGCTGTGGATGTACTGCAGCAGTAATTTCAGATTCTGTAGTTCGTCCTAATAATTCTGCGCAAGTAAGGGTAGAATTTATTGCGAGAAAAGAAAAAACAGGAGATATTAAAAACTCTATTGTACTTAGAACAAATACAGAACCACCATTTACTGTATTCTATATTAAAGGATTTGTTAAAGAGTAG
- a CDS encoding TlpA disulfide reductase family protein — protein sequence MYISLLLIYGLWFFTIAGTFLAAIFIYTNELFLGTPLLVVSIIAIFTAILKHKSTLSFKKTAVVFTLMIGILAYLLPNYYVYIRNKPNDVISKPVPELTLYDEAGKSFNLRDKAGKIIVLDLWNSSCGSCIKAFPKFEALAHEFKNDTTIEFYSLNIPIRKVDEKDRVKKFTDKYSFSKLYADMNASKALNITAVPQYLIVDKNQNIAYIGGLYTEPNVFYNNFYKLINDIHEK from the coding sequence TTGTATATTTCATTATTATTAATTTATGGCCTTTGGTTTTTTACAATTGCAGGTACTTTTTTGGCAGCGATTTTCATTTATACTAATGAGCTCTTTTTAGGGACACCACTTTTGGTAGTTTCTATAATAGCAATATTTACAGCCATTCTTAAACATAAATCAACTTTATCTTTTAAAAAAACGGCAGTGGTATTCACATTAATGATAGGAATACTGGCATACTTATTACCTAATTATTATGTATATATTCGTAATAAGCCGAACGATGTTATCTCTAAACCTGTTCCGGAATTAACTCTTTATGACGAAGCAGGAAAAAGTTTTAACTTAAGAGATAAGGCAGGAAAAATCATTGTTTTGGATTTATGGAATTCGTCATGCGGTTCATGTATCAAAGCGTTTCCAAAATTTGAAGCGTTAGCACACGAATTTAAAAATGATACTACTATAGAATTTTATTCTCTGAACATCCCAATTCGTAAGGTTGATGAAAAAGATAGAGTAAAAAAGTTTACTGATAAATACAGTTTTTCGAAACTTTATGCAGACATGAATGCTTCAAAGGCCCTAAACATTACTGCAGTACCCCAATACCTCATAGTTGATAAAAATCAAAATATCGCTTATATAGGAGGCCTTTATACTGAACCTAATGTTTTTTACAATAATTTTTATAAGCTGATAAATGACATACATGAAAAATAA
- a CDS encoding acyl-CoA dehydrogenase family protein, producing the protein MDTIDKQLARGGQFLVTETKSEDIFTPEDFSEEQLMMRDSVKEFIDREIWPNKERFEKKDYAFTEECMRKAGELGFLGVAVPEEYGGLGMGFVSTMLVCDYISGATGSFSTAFGAHTGIGTMPITLYGTEEQKKKYVPKLASGEWFGAYCLTEPGAGSDANSGKTKAVLSEDGTHYKITGQKMWISNAGFCSLFIVFARIEDDKNITGFIVENDPSNGISLGEEEHKLGIRASSTRQVFFNETKVPVENMLSERGNGFKIAMNALNVGRIKLAAACLDAQRRTIAGSVKYANERVQFNTPIANFGAIRAKIAEMAASCYAGESACYRAAKNIEDRIAARVAKGESHQDAELKGVEEFAIECSILKVAVSEDIQNCSDEGIQIFGGMGFSEDTPMESAWRDARIARIYEGTNEINRMLSVGMLIKKAMKGHVDLLGPAMKVAEELMGIPDFDTPDYSVLFTEEKEMIAKLKKAFLMVAGSAVQKYGPALDEHQQLLMAAADILIEIYMAESVILRTEKLAKNKGEANVKEQIAMAQLYLYKAVDIVSQKGKEGIASFAEGDEQRMMLMGLRRYTKYTNMPNVVALRETIAKKLIDENAYAY; encoded by the coding sequence ATGGATACCATTGATAAACAACTAGCGCGAGGCGGACAATTTCTTGTCACTGAAACCAAAAGCGAAGACATATTTACTCCGGAAGATTTTTCGGAAGAACAGTTGATGATGCGTGACTCAGTGAAGGAATTCATTGACCGGGAAATATGGCCGAATAAAGAGCGTTTCGAGAAGAAAGACTATGCGTTTACAGAAGAATGCATGCGCAAAGCAGGCGAGCTTGGTTTCTTGGGCGTAGCCGTGCCGGAGGAGTACGGCGGACTGGGGATGGGCTTTGTATCAACTATGCTGGTATGCGACTATATCTCCGGCGCAACGGGTTCGTTCTCTACGGCATTTGGCGCACATACAGGTATTGGCACCATGCCAATAACATTATACGGAACTGAAGAGCAAAAGAAAAAATATGTACCGAAGCTGGCTTCAGGCGAGTGGTTTGGCGCATACTGCCTTACAGAGCCAGGCGCGGGGTCTGACGCTAACTCAGGAAAGACGAAAGCGGTTTTGAGCGAAGACGGTACGCATTATAAAATCACCGGGCAGAAAATGTGGATAAGCAATGCGGGGTTCTGCAGCCTGTTCATTGTATTTGCCCGTATTGAAGATGATAAGAATATCACCGGCTTCATTGTAGAGAATGACCCATCAAATGGCATTTCGCTCGGCGAAGAAGAGCACAAGCTTGGTATACGCGCGTCTTCTACCCGCCAGGTTTTCTTCAATGAGACGAAAGTCCCTGTTGAAAACATGCTTTCTGAAAGAGGTAACGGCTTTAAAATCGCTATGAATGCGTTGAACGTAGGCCGTATTAAACTTGCGGCTGCCTGTCTTGATGCACAACGCAGAACGATTGCAGGTTCGGTGAAATATGCCAATGAGCGTGTACAATTCAATACTCCTATTGCAAATTTTGGCGCTATAAGAGCAAAAATAGCCGAAATGGCTGCCAGCTGTTACGCTGGTGAAAGCGCTTGTTACAGGGCCGCTAAAAACATCGAGGACCGTATTGCAGCACGTGTAGCCAAAGGAGAATCACACCAAGATGCTGAACTTAAAGGCGTGGAGGAATTTGCCATTGAATGCTCAATCCTGAAAGTGGCAGTATCTGAAGACATTCAGAATTGCTCTGACGAGGGCATCCAGATATTCGGCGGTATGGGCTTTAGCGAAGACACCCCTATGGAAAGTGCCTGGAGGGATGCCCGTATTGCACGTATTTATGAAGGTACAAACGAGATAAACCGTATGCTTTCGGTAGGTATGCTTATCAAGAAGGCTATGAAAGGCCATGTAGACCTGCTAGGCCCGGCAATGAAGGTTGCAGAAGAGCTGATGGGCATTCCTGACTTTGACACGCCTGACTATTCTGTGCTTTTCACAGAAGAAAAGGAAATGATAGCTAAGCTGAAGAAAGCATTCCTTATGGTCGCCGGAAGTGCAGTGCAAAAGTACGGCCCTGCACTAGACGAACACCAGCAATTGCTGATGGCGGCAGCGGACATTCTTATTGAAATATATATGGCAGAGTCGGTTATACTTCGTACAGAAAAGCTTGCGAAAAATAAAGGTGAAGCTAATGTAAAAGAACAGATTGCCATGGCACAGTTATATCTTTACAAAGCTGTAGATATTGTGAGCCAGAAAGGTAAGGAAGGCATTGCCTCTTTTGCTGAAGGCGATGAACAGCGAATGATGCTGATGGGACTTCGCCGCTATACGAAATATACTAATATGCCTAACGTTGTAGCGCTTCGGGAAACTATTGCCAAGAAGCTGATTGACGAAAATGCATATGCGTACTAA
- a CDS encoding four helix bundle protein, with translation MLRSGTSIGANVEEAIAAQSRKGFINKMSIASKEAWETKYWLRLLDKSTLTQIPVSNYLIEVEHIINIITKIIKTTQAPVTPI, from the coding sequence TTGCTGAGGTCGGGTACAAGTATAGGCGCTAATGTCGAAGAAGCAATTGCTGCTCAATCGCGTAAAGGTTTCATCAATAAAATGTCTATTGCATCTAAAGAAGCATGGGAAACAAAATATTGGTTGCGGCTTCTTGATAAATCAACTTTGACTCAAATTCCTGTAAGTAATTATTTAATTGAGGTTGAGCATATAATCAACATCATCACAAAAATCATTAAGACAACTCAGGCTCCGGTAACACCAATTTAA
- a CDS encoding acetyl-CoA C-acyltransferase, which translates to MKTAYIVKAYRTAVGKAPKGVFRFKRPDELAAEVIQFMMNELPEFDKTRIDDVIVGNAMPEAEQGLNFARFISLMGLGTEDVPGVTVNRYCASGLETIAMATSKIQSGMAECIIAGGAESMSYIPMGGYKPVPDYKIAKEGREDYYWGMGLTAEAVAKKFNVSREDQDAFAYNSHQKAVKAIAEGKFDRQIVPITVEQVMLDDNGKRATKTYTVTKDEGPRADTSMEALAKLKPVFAADGSVTAGSSSQMSDGAAFVLVMSEDMVKELNLEPIARLVSYAAAGVEPRIMGIGPVKAIPKALKMADMRLKDIGLIEMNEAFASQSLAVIRELDINQEILNVNGGAIALGHPLGCTGAKLSVQLFDEAKRRGEKYGMVTMCVGTGQGAAGIFEII; encoded by the coding sequence ATGAAAACAGCATATATAGTAAAAGCATATCGCACAGCCGTCGGTAAAGCGCCCAAAGGTGTATTCCGCTTTAAAAGGCCTGACGAGCTGGCCGCAGAAGTGATTCAGTTCATGATGAATGAGTTGCCAGAATTTGACAAGACGCGCATTGACGACGTGATTGTGGGTAACGCTATGCCCGAAGCCGAGCAGGGACTCAATTTTGCACGCTTTATTTCTCTAATGGGCCTGGGTACCGAAGATGTGCCCGGCGTAACGGTAAACCGTTATTGTGCCTCAGGATTGGAGACTATTGCAATGGCTACCAGTAAAATACAAAGCGGTATGGCCGAATGTATCATTGCAGGAGGGGCTGAAAGCATGAGCTACATCCCGATGGGTGGTTACAAGCCGGTGCCTGACTACAAAATTGCAAAAGAAGGTCGTGAAGATTATTATTGGGGCATGGGCTTAACAGCTGAAGCGGTTGCTAAAAAGTTTAACGTTAGCCGTGAAGATCAGGATGCATTTGCCTACAACTCGCACCAAAAAGCGGTTAAAGCTATCGCAGAAGGAAAGTTTGACAGGCAGATAGTACCTATTACTGTTGAGCAGGTAATGCTTGATGATAATGGTAAGCGTGCTACAAAAACTTACACAGTAACCAAAGATGAAGGGCCGCGTGCAGACACTTCGATGGAAGCATTGGCAAAGCTGAAACCTGTATTCGCAGCAGACGGCAGTGTTACGGCAGGTTCATCATCTCAAATGAGTGACGGTGCGGCGTTTGTACTGGTTATGAGTGAAGATATGGTGAAAGAACTGAATCTTGAACCAATTGCGCGACTGGTAAGCTACGCTGCCGCAGGCGTTGAACCGAGGATTATGGGTATAGGCCCAGTGAAAGCAATACCAAAGGCGCTAAAAATGGCAGATATGCGCCTTAAAGACATTGGCCTGATAGAGATGAACGAGGCGTTTGCATCACAATCACTTGCCGTTATAAGGGAGCTTGATATCAACCAAGAGATACTTAACGTAAATGGCGGCGCTATCGCGTTAGGCCACCCGCTGGGGTGTACGGGAGCGAAACTATCGGTGCAGTTATTTGACGAAGCCAAACGCCGCGGCGAGAAGTATGGAATGGTTACAATGTGCGTGGGAACCGGCCAGGGTGCTGCAGGTATCTTTGAGATAATTTAA
- a CDS encoding four helix bundle protein — MNKVEDLKIWQKSIELAKQVYTIVADLPADEKYGLTSQIKRCAVSIASNIAEGAGRNSNKEFRNFLSMANGSSYELHTQLILTTELNLIEKSKVDELLRLITEIQKMSYSFQKSLQDVSILNTQI, encoded by the coding sequence ATGAATAAAGTAGAAGATTTAAAGATTTGGCAGAAATCAATAGAACTTGCAAAGCAGGTTTATACCATTGTTGCCGATTTACCTGCAGATGAGAAGTATGGACTTACTTCTCAAATAAAAAGATGTGCAGTTTCAATTGCGTCAAATATCGCTGAAGGAGCGGGAAGAAATTCAAACAAAGAGTTTCGAAATTTCCTGAGCATGGCAAATGGATCAAGTTATGAACTTCACACGCAATTAATACTAACAACAGAACTAAATTTGATTGAAAAAAGTAAAGTTGATGAATTATTACGACTGATTACTGAAATACAAAAAATGAGTTATTCATTCCAAAAATCTCTTCAGGACGTCTCAATTCTCAATACTCAAATCTAA
- a CDS encoding MarR family winged helix-turn-helix transcriptional regulator, with protein MKDKTIDYILRATWQAVSRMYNEEAGKYGATMSIGFALLSIDKENGISSTALGPQMGMEPTSLTRTLKSMEEKGLIVRKKNPVDGRGVIIHLTKLGREKRELSKETVLKFNEVVKAKLSPEKLEHFAEVADVINQLISDKQIFTDDKNK; from the coding sequence ATGAAAGATAAGACGATTGATTACATATTGCGGGCCACATGGCAGGCAGTTTCGAGAATGTATAATGAAGAAGCCGGTAAATACGGTGCAACTATGTCGATTGGTTTTGCGTTGCTATCCATTGACAAAGAGAACGGAATCTCGAGTACTGCACTTGGCCCTCAAATGGGAATGGAGCCTACGAGCCTGACACGGACACTGAAATCGATGGAAGAAAAAGGCTTGATCGTGAGGAAGAAAAACCCGGTTGACGGCAGGGGCGTTATTATCCACCTGACGAAGCTGGGCCGCGAAAAACGCGAGCTTTCGAAAGAAACCGTGCTAAAGTTCAATGAAGTTGTAAAAGCGAAACTAAGCCCTGAAAAGTTGGAGCATTTTGCTGAAGTGGCAGATGTGATAAACCAATTGATATCTGACAAACAAATATTTACAGACGACAAAAACAAATAA
- a CDS encoding VOC family protein, whose amino-acid sequence MIKSVWINLPVKNISTSVAFYKALGFTHTPHGQSEHSAGFQIGTGGFVMMLFQEQVFKSVVQAEPSDALMDAEMMISVDAESREEVDGLAKKAADAGGTVFLKPTDSQGYMYGCGFADPDNHRWNVIYMDAAKMPKS is encoded by the coding sequence ATGATCAAATCTGTCTGGATCAATCTTCCTGTAAAAAATATAAGCACGAGCGTGGCATTTTACAAAGCTTTGGGCTTCACTCATACGCCTCACGGGCAAAGCGAGCATTCGGCTGGCTTCCAGATAGGTACAGGCGGATTTGTGATGATGCTTTTCCAGGAGCAGGTATTTAAGTCGGTCGTGCAGGCTGAGCCGTCTGACGCTTTGATGGATGCTGAAATGATGATTTCGGTTGATGCCGAAAGCCGTGAAGAAGTTGATGGGCTGGCAAAGAAAGCAGCAGATGCCGGAGGTACTGTGTTTCTGAAACCAACTGACAGCCAGGGCTATATGTACGGTTGTGGCTTTGCAGACCCGGACAATCACCGTTGGAATGTCATATACATGGATGCTGCAAAGATGCCGAAAAGCTGA
- a CDS encoding long-chain fatty acid--CoA ligase: MADIKRLFDFPYHEHDKYKLDDALVTKYGDKWVKTSTAEYISKANAFSRGLLRLGVQKGDKIAVISSANRTEWNIIDIGILQTGAQNVPVYPTISDEDTEYILNHSESTYCFVSDQGLYDKVSALKSNIPMLKEIYSFDTIPGCKNWTEVLELGADDSNLEEVDRIKASITEDDLATVIYTSGTTGRPKGVMLSHKNIVSDVLMSADRVPFEAGKNKALSFLPVCHIYERMILYLYQYYGVSIYFAESIEKVSDNIKEVQPHVITAVPRLLEKVYDKIIAKGSDLEGIKKKLFFWAVEVGLEYEPYGKNGAWYGFKLWLARKLIFSKWKAGLGGNLGLMVSGSAAIQPRLARVFAAAEIPVMEGYGLTETSPVIAVNDERNGGFRIGTVGRPLKGVEVKIAEDGEILCKGPNVMMGYLKDEEKTNEVIKDGYFHTGDIGVIDSDGFLKITDRKKEMFKTSGGKYIAPQLIENAMKQSRFIEQIMVIGDGEKMPAAFIQPDFEFVKQWASRKGLSLSDNKQVADSKEVKERIQQEVDEINKKFGNYEQIKKFEITPDIWSVDGGEMTPTLKLKRKAVKEKYQELYDRIYKS, encoded by the coding sequence ATGGCTGACATTAAAAGATTGTTCGATTTCCCTTACCACGAACACGATAAATATAAACTTGATGATGCGCTGGTTACCAAGTATGGCGACAAATGGGTAAAGACCTCAACTGCGGAATACATAAGCAAAGCTAATGCCTTCTCCCGGGGGCTGTTGCGCCTGGGTGTACAGAAAGGTGATAAAATTGCTGTGATATCATCAGCCAACCGCACTGAGTGGAACATTATTGACATAGGCATTCTTCAAACCGGGGCACAAAACGTACCGGTATACCCTACCATCAGTGATGAAGACACCGAATATATACTAAACCACAGTGAAAGTACCTACTGCTTTGTGAGCGACCAGGGGCTTTATGACAAGGTGTCGGCACTTAAAAGCAATATCCCGATGCTGAAGGAAATTTATTCTTTCGATACCATCCCGGGCTGTAAAAATTGGACGGAAGTACTTGAACTTGGCGCTGACGACAGCAACCTTGAAGAGGTAGACCGTATTAAGGCTTCGATAACTGAAGATGACCTTGCCACCGTGATATATACGTCGGGTACCACAGGCAGGCCAAAAGGCGTAATGCTTTCACACAAAAACATTGTTAGCGATGTACTCATGAGCGCCGACCGCGTTCCGTTTGAGGCAGGTAAAAACAAAGCTTTGAGCTTCCTTCCTGTTTGCCATATTTATGAAAGGATGATTTTGTACCTCTACCAGTATTATGGCGTGTCCATTTACTTTGCAGAGTCGATTGAAAAAGTAAGCGATAATATCAAAGAGGTTCAGCCGCATGTAATTACAGCTGTGCCGCGCCTTCTTGAAAAAGTATATGACAAAATCATTGCAAAAGGCAGCGACCTTGAGGGCATCAAAAAGAAACTATTCTTTTGGGCGGTTGAAGTCGGCCTTGAATATGAGCCTTATGGCAAAAACGGCGCCTGGTACGGCTTTAAGCTTTGGCTGGCGCGCAAGCTCATCTTCAGCAAATGGAAAGCGGGCCTTGGCGGTAATTTAGGGCTTATGGTAAGCGGTTCTGCAGCTATACAGCCACGCCTTGCACGGGTTTTTGCCGCAGCGGAAATTCCGGTTATGGAAGGTTACGGCTTGACGGAAACTTCTCCTGTTATTGCTGTGAACGATGAGCGTAACGGCGGTTTCAGGATTGGCACAGTGGGCCGTCCACTAAAAGGTGTTGAAGTGAAAATTGCCGAAGATGGCGAGATACTTTGCAAAGGCCCTAACGTAATGATGGGTTACCTGAAAGATGAGGAGAAGACCAACGAAGTTATTAAGGATGGCTACTTTCATACCGGTGATATCGGGGTTATTGACAGTGATGGTTTCCTGAAAATTACCGACAGGAAGAAGGAGATGTTCAAGACTTCGGGCGGTAAATATATTGCGCCGCAGCTTATTGAAAATGCCATGAAGCAGTCACGCTTTATTGAACAGATTATGGTTATTGGCGATGGCGAGAAAATGCCGGCAGCCTTTATACAGCCTGATTTTGAATTTGTTAAGCAATGGGCCTCACGTAAAGGCCTCAGCCTGAGTGATAACAAGCAGGTAGCTGATAGCAAGGAAGTAAAAGAACGCATTCAGCAGGAAGTTGATGAGATAAACAAAAAATTTGGTAACTACGAGCAGATCAAGAAGTTTGAAATCACTCCTGACATCTGGAGCGTTGACGGCGGTGAAATGACCCCTACTCTTAAACTGAAACGTAAGGCTGTAAAAGAAAAATACCAGGAATTGTACGATAGGATTTATAAAAGTTGA